A genomic stretch from Synergistaceae bacterium includes:
- a CDS encoding response regulator yields MGKTVLIVDDAAFMRMMLKDILSKNDFEVVGEAENGKVAVAAYQKLQPDIVTMDITMPEMNGIDAVKEIKALDAGAKVVMVSAMGQQPMVIEAIQAGAVDFIVKPFQPDRVVEALNKALG; encoded by the coding sequence ATGGGCAAAACAGTTTTGATAGTTGATGATGCCGCTTTCATGAGGATGATGCTTAAGGACATTCTGTCGAAAAACGACTTCGAGGTGGTGGGCGAGGCGGAGAACGGAAAGGTCGCCGTGGCCGCCTACCAGAAGTTGCAGCCCGATATCGTGACGATGGATATCACCATGCCCGAGATGAACGGCATCGATGCGGTAAAGGAGATAAAGGCCCTGGACGCGGGGGCGAAGGTGGTCATGGTAAGCGCCATGGGTCAGCAGCCGATGGTCATCGAGGCCATACAGGCCGGGGCCGTGGACTTCATCGTCAAGCCGTTCCAGCCCGACAGGGTCGTCGAGGCTCTGAACAAGGCGCTCGGTTAG
- the fliQ gene encoding flagellar biosynthesis protein FliQ, translated as MNDVLSSAIWLALTSALPILLVAMLVGLTIGILQTATSIQEQTLIFIPKIVAVLTALFAFGPWMFQRVGDFASLLFGQLDRFIK; from the coding sequence ATGAACGATGTGCTGAGCTCGGCGATATGGCTCGCATTGACATCCGCGCTGCCCATCCTCCTGGTTGCGATGCTGGTGGGTTTGACCATCGGCATTCTGCAGACCGCCACGTCCATACAGGAGCAGACCCTGATATTCATCCCCAAGATAGTCGCGGTCCTGACCGCCCTGTTTGCCTTTGGACCCTGGATGTTTCAGCGGGTGGGGGACTTCGCTTCTCTCCTGTTCGGTCAGCTCGACCGATTCATAAAATGA
- a CDS encoding motility protein A, protein MDLSTVVGLLICYILVFGALVVGGQPMAFVDFPSILIVGGGTIGALITSYPFDRMKGLPRVMKMAFVGDPPDTVELVQTIVSFAEKARREGLLALEADASELENEFLKKSIQLVVDGTDPELVKGILDTEIGILESRHSDNKTLLDSMAELAPAFGMLGTLIGLIQMLGNLTDPDALGPGMAVALVTTFYGSFVANAFAIPLAKKLASRSAQEVLSMELMVEGVLSIQAGENPRIVEEKLKVFLSPALRRTLEEKVKAAKEGVA, encoded by the coding sequence TTGGATCTTTCCACTGTCGTCGGTCTTTTAATCTGCTATATCCTGGTGTTCGGAGCGCTGGTGGTCGGAGGGCAGCCGATGGCCTTCGTCGATTTTCCGTCGATACTGATCGTCGGGGGAGGCACTATAGGGGCGCTTATCACCTCCTATCCGTTCGACAGGATGAAGGGCCTCCCGAGGGTCATGAAGATGGCGTTCGTCGGCGATCCTCCGGATACGGTGGAGCTGGTCCAGACGATCGTGAGCTTCGCGGAGAAGGCCCGCCGCGAGGGATTGCTGGCGCTTGAGGCGGACGCTTCCGAGCTTGAAAACGAGTTTTTGAAGAAGTCGATCCAGCTGGTTGTCGACGGTACGGACCCGGAGCTGGTGAAGGGGATACTGGACACGGAGATTGGCATCCTCGAGTCGCGCCACTCGGACAACAAGACCCTGCTGGACTCGATGGCGGAGCTTGCGCCGGCGTTCGGGATGCTCGGCACTCTGATAGGGCTGATCCAGATGCTGGGAAACCTCACCGACCCGGACGCGCTCGGGCCGGGCATGGCGGTGGCGCTGGTGACGACCTTCTACGGGTCGTTCGTGGCGAACGCATTCGCCATACCGCTGGCCAAGAAGCTGGCCTCTCGCTCCGCGCAGGAGGTCCTGTCGATGGAGCTGATGGTGGAAGGGGTCCTGTCGATCCAGGCGGGCGAGAACCCTCGAATTGTCGAGGAGAAGCTCAAGGTCTTCCTGTCACCCGCACTGCGGAGGACTCTAGAGGAAAAGGTGAAAGCGGCGAAGGAAGGAGTGGCATAG
- a CDS encoding flagellar FlbD family protein — translation MILVRRINGERFTINADLIETVESTPDTVIRLVNGHRYVVAEPMDEIVDLVVKYRKKVFFSFISGEALAVRAEEEEE, via the coding sequence ATGATCTTGGTGAGGCGGATCAACGGCGAGAGGTTCACGATCAACGCCGATCTCATAGAGACGGTGGAGTCGACCCCCGACACGGTGATCCGCCTCGTCAACGGTCATCGCTACGTCGTGGCCGAGCCTATGGACGAAATCGTGGATTTAGTGGTAAAGTACAGGAAGAAGGTTTTTTTCTCCTTCATCTCCGGAGAAGCCCTCGCCGTGAGGGCGGAAGAGGAGGAGGAGTAA
- the fliP gene encoding flagellar type III secretion system pore protein FliP (The bacterial flagellar biogenesis protein FliP forms a type III secretion system (T3SS)-type pore required for flagellar assembly.) has protein sequence MMSGLPVLKRLTAIRRPSLVLVSAAVLMGSVAAFAEEGAGFIPIPLLQFGLGVAESPRDVATTLQILALLTVLSVAPGILLMMTCFTRLLIVLGFVQRAIGLQQTPPAQVISSLALFLTLFIMAPTWGKVYDEALSPYLAGSISSAQAWEGTIKPVRDFMFKFTRQEELSLMITMSKMEQPHNTDDVPTRILIPAFVLSELKTAFQMGVVIFIPFIIVDMIVASVLLAMGMMMLPPMMISLPFKILLFVMADGWNLVVTSLLRSFS, from the coding sequence ATGATGAGTGGATTGCCGGTGTTGAAGAGGTTGACGGCGATTAGGCGACCTTCGCTTGTGCTGGTGTCCGCGGCCGTCCTCATGGGGTCGGTGGCGGCGTTCGCCGAGGAGGGGGCGGGATTCATCCCGATACCGCTGCTGCAATTCGGGCTCGGCGTGGCCGAATCGCCGCGCGACGTGGCGACCACGCTGCAGATACTCGCGCTGCTGACGGTGCTCAGCGTGGCGCCGGGCATCCTGCTGATGATGACCTGTTTCACGCGTCTCCTGATAGTCCTCGGCTTCGTCCAGAGGGCGATCGGTCTGCAGCAGACCCCTCCGGCCCAGGTCATATCCAGTTTGGCTCTCTTTTTGACGCTGTTCATCATGGCCCCTACCTGGGGCAAGGTCTACGACGAGGCCCTGTCGCCCTACCTGGCCGGCTCCATCAGCTCCGCCCAAGCGTGGGAGGGGACTATAAAGCCCGTGAGGGACTTCATGTTCAAGTTCACCCGCCAGGAGGAGCTCTCCCTGATGATCACGATGTCGAAGATGGAGCAGCCGCATAATACGGATGACGTGCCCACGAGGATCCTGATTCCCGCTTTCGTGCTCAGCGAGCTGAAGACCGCCTTCCAGATGGGGGTGGTCATCTTCATACCCTTCATCATCGTCGATATGATCGTGGCCAGCGTGCTGCTTGCGATGGGCATGATGATGCTGCCGCCCATGATGATATCGTTGCCATTCAAGATCCTTCTCTTCGTCATGGCGGACGGGTGGAACCTGGTGGTGACCAGCCTGCTGAGGAGCTTCTCATAG
- a CDS encoding flagellar hook-basal body complex protein — protein sequence MLRSLMSGVSGVRGHQTSLDVVGNNIANVNTAGYKRSTITFQDLLYQNTSNTMAPGDQRGGVNAKQIGLGMQVSAIEVLHTQGTTEFTGNRTDFAIEGDGYFVIKDGDGNLFTRAGNFVLDAESDLVQAGTGYRLQGYQIVRDPIDPLQFNQGSTLTDINIPTGQKMEARATTVVGYRCNLDSRAATYLPMGLTWNNFSTVATLNNQRYDVTMQEGTTADSFMTLTVGGQDLVMRLTGVDAGTGRPMLVCDGFFDDGATVYSVEFDPATCVLSLKSIDPSNPEEWSLNLEDHMDYQQFTIVDGTTRYSYLAEFTDIAADGSRSLRLWGKDESGEMAVFEYTVRMNDDGSFDIPDGAIDGVTRLGGFAGGAYVTISNATGGRGIELTSSVEIVDSSGITGLVGVRPTILRNIEIDGKEYDVTITEGNPGSGYVTMRFVDRGDPNNTGTLQLNYNGATDGVIHLTESGTVTLDGKAYEITPNSAVLDTATSQGSVTLRDVLTSTDLPPLQFQIGFWHDPLADANSPLGNGFGTNLFGEFDSRGAGDYRFTVLGGAANDPRFVEIETNNFRQYVRNVPADTTVTVGGNPYDVSLTPGSTSDNVMTLTFTRGGVSSTVDFGMAGVVGNRVVLEATAPITLPGAGGPTFNPTVSPSHIVYDPATGVINFDNGTDSFTYDLGNYGNFHVFPDNSTPANHYAVDFVEAGSGAFTMRVWDASGTATGAPNSFNIPVTRDGNMQALSTINQRIANVHNTKIDVYDSLGNNYTLEVSWEKQDNGIWRWRAWMPDSEISLSNNTGLIRFGPDGKIDTTDTGMYNARPIINVQFDEVGAMESEIRLDFSGESFQKELLDGVTQYGSEFTTKGYYQDGYTMGVLTDFAVAQDGTVNGIYSNGQNIPLYRVALALFANPAGLVKIGDTAFRDSNNSGVPQIGSPLEDGAGAIIGSSLEMSNVDLTEEFTKLITSQRGFQANARMITTSDQVLEELINIKR from the coding sequence ATGCTGCGATCCCTTATGTCAGGCGTCTCGGGCGTCAGAGGGCACCAGACCTCGCTTGACGTCGTCGGCAACAACATCGCCAACGTCAACACCGCGGGGTATAAAAGATCCACCATCACCTTTCAGGACCTTCTGTATCAGAACACCAGCAACACGATGGCCCCCGGAGATCAGAGGGGCGGAGTCAACGCCAAGCAGATAGGACTGGGGATGCAGGTCTCGGCCATAGAGGTGCTGCACACCCAGGGCACTACGGAGTTCACCGGCAACAGAACCGATTTCGCCATCGAGGGCGACGGCTACTTCGTCATCAAGGACGGCGACGGCAACCTGTTCACAAGAGCGGGCAACTTCGTGCTGGACGCCGAGAGCGACCTCGTCCAGGCAGGCACCGGCTACAGGCTGCAGGGCTACCAGATAGTGCGTGACCCGATCGACCCGCTGCAGTTCAACCAGGGCTCCACCCTGACGGACATCAACATCCCCACCGGGCAGAAGATGGAGGCCAGGGCCACCACGGTGGTCGGCTACCGGTGCAACCTGGACAGCCGCGCCGCCACCTACCTTCCGATGGGCCTCACCTGGAACAACTTCTCCACGGTCGCCACGCTGAACAACCAGAGGTACGACGTCACGATGCAGGAGGGCACGACAGCCGACTCCTTCATGACCCTGACAGTTGGCGGCCAGGACCTGGTGATGAGGCTGACCGGCGTGGACGCCGGCACCGGCAGGCCGATGCTCGTCTGCGACGGCTTCTTCGATGACGGAGCCACCGTCTACTCGGTCGAGTTCGACCCGGCCACCTGCGTCCTCTCGCTCAAGAGCATCGACCCCAGCAACCCGGAGGAATGGTCGCTGAACCTCGAGGACCACATGGACTACCAGCAGTTTACGATAGTGGACGGCACCACTCGCTACTCCTATCTCGCCGAGTTCACCGACATAGCCGCGGACGGGAGCAGGAGCCTGCGCCTTTGGGGGAAGGACGAAAGTGGCGAGATGGCGGTGTTCGAGTACACGGTCAGGATGAACGATGACGGCTCGTTCGACATACCCGACGGAGCGATCGACGGGGTCACTCGGCTCGGCGGCTTCGCCGGCGGCGCCTACGTCACGATAAGCAACGCCACCGGCGGAAGAGGGATCGAGCTGACCAGCAGCGTCGAGATAGTCGACTCTTCTGGAATAACTGGCCTCGTCGGAGTGAGGCCGACCATACTTAGAAATATCGAGATTGACGGCAAGGAATACGATGTAACGATTACGGAGGGAAACCCTGGCAGCGGCTATGTCACGATGCGCTTTGTCGACCGAGGCGATCCGAACAACACGGGGACTTTACAGCTTAACTACAATGGAGCAACTGATGGAGTTATCCATCTGACTGAGAGTGGAACGGTTACTCTTGATGGCAAGGCCTATGAAATCACTCCTAACTCGGCTGTTCTAGATACTGCTACTTCCCAAGGGAGTGTAACCTTAAGGGACGTACTTACGAGTACCGATCTTCCGCCATTGCAATTCCAAATCGGGTTTTGGCATGATCCCCTCGCGGATGCTAACTCTCCACTAGGGAACGGATTTGGAACTAATTTATTCGGGGAGTTTGATTCGCGCGGGGCGGGGGACTACAGGTTTACCGTATTGGGTGGGGCTGCTAATGATCCGAGGTTTGTGGAGATAGAAACCAATAATTTCCGCCAGTACGTTAGAAACGTGCCTGCAGATACGACCGTGACGGTTGGGGGCAATCCATATGATGTGAGCCTTACCCCGGGTTCTACTTCCGATAATGTTATGACACTGACGTTCACTAGAGGCGGTGTGTCGAGTACTGTTGACTTCGGAATGGCCGGCGTGGTCGGGAATCGTGTGGTATTGGAAGCGACTGCGCCTATTACCCTTCCTGGGGCAGGAGGCCCGACCTTTAATCCGACGGTGTCGCCGTCACATATAGTCTACGATCCTGCCACCGGCGTGATTAACTTCGATAATGGAACGGACAGCTTTACCTACGACCTCGGGAACTACGGCAATTTTCATGTTTTTCCCGATAATAGCACCCCTGCAAATCACTATGCAGTGGACTTCGTCGAGGCAGGCAGCGGGGCATTCACGATGAGGGTATGGGATGCCTCGGGTACGGCGACCGGAGCCCCGAACAGCTTCAACATCCCCGTCACCCGGGACGGCAACATGCAGGCCCTGTCGACGATCAACCAGCGCATCGCCAACGTCCACAACACGAAGATCGACGTCTACGACTCGCTCGGGAACAACTACACTCTGGAGGTCTCCTGGGAGAAGCAGGACAATGGAATCTGGCGTTGGCGGGCGTGGATGCCGGACAGCGAGATCTCGCTGAGTAACAACACGGGGCTCATCCGCTTCGGGCCTGACGGCAAGATCGACACCACGGACACGGGCATGTACAACGCCAGGCCGATCATCAACGTCCAGTTCGACGAGGTGGGCGCGATGGAGTCGGAGATCAGGCTAGACTTCTCCGGCGAGAGCTTCCAGAAGGAGCTGCTCGACGGAGTGACCCAGTACGGCTCCGAGTTCACCACCAAGGGCTACTACCAGGACGGCTACACGATGGGAGTGCTGACGGACTTCGCGGTTGCGCAGGACGGCACGGTGAACGGCATCTACAGCAACGGCCAGAACATACCGCTGTACAGGGTGGCCCTGGCGCTGTTCGCCAACCCTGCGGGCCTGGTCAAGATAGGCGACACGGCCTTCAGGGACAGCAACAACTCCGGCGTACCGCAGATCGGATCTCCGCTTGAGGACGGCGCGGGTGCCATCATCGGCTCGTCGCTGGAGATGTCCAACGTCGATCTAACGGAGGAGTTCACCAAACTGATCACCTCCCAGAGGGGCTTCCAGGCCAACGCCAGGATGATCACGACCAGCGACCAGGTGCTGGAAGAGCTGATCAACATCAAGCGCTAG
- the fliM gene encoding flagellar motor switch protein FliM: MTPTVMSQSEIDSLLAAMSTGEVDVDSIAKESDEKNIKSYDFRRPDKFSKDQLRAIQMIHESFARQMTTAMSTMVRSMVSAEIATVDQLAYDEFLRSLMQPTVIGILEMYPFSGNALIEIKPNLVFAIIDRMLGGRGEFTGKVRELTDIERTVVERMIMRMLELLEEAWSTVVDVRFRYENLESNPFFVQICPGTDMVLLVILKLKVGDVEGMVSICIPYFLMEPIMDKLSSQQWFASTGRKMDESTGEYIRKHLDKVRVPLALELGHTILSVADVIQLSVGDVIKLDEGLDDPLEVRVGNMVKFKAVPGTANGNFAAEITEIVRAEDEAEPEEIPREEGGAGDD; encoded by the coding sequence GTGACTCCAACAGTTATGTCGCAGAGCGAGATAGACTCTCTGCTGGCGGCGATGTCCACTGGAGAGGTGGATGTCGACTCGATCGCCAAGGAATCCGATGAGAAGAACATAAAAAGCTATGACTTCCGCAGGCCGGACAAGTTCAGCAAGGACCAGCTGAGGGCGATCCAGATGATCCACGAGTCCTTCGCCAGGCAGATGACCACGGCGATGTCGACGATGGTGCGCTCGATGGTCTCGGCCGAGATAGCGACCGTCGACCAGCTCGCCTACGACGAGTTCCTGCGGTCTCTCATGCAGCCCACGGTGATCGGCATACTGGAGATGTACCCGTTCAGCGGAAACGCTCTCATCGAGATAAAGCCCAACCTTGTCTTCGCCATCATCGACAGGATGCTCGGCGGACGGGGCGAGTTCACCGGCAAGGTGAGGGAGCTGACCGATATAGAGAGGACCGTGGTGGAGCGGATGATCATGAGGATGCTCGAGCTTCTCGAAGAGGCTTGGAGCACCGTCGTGGACGTGCGCTTCAGGTACGAGAACCTGGAGAGCAACCCGTTCTTCGTACAGATATGCCCGGGAACGGACATGGTGCTGCTGGTGATCCTGAAGCTGAAGGTCGGCGACGTCGAGGGTATGGTGAGCATCTGCATCCCCTACTTCCTGATGGAGCCGATAATGGACAAGCTAAGCTCGCAGCAGTGGTTCGCCTCGACGGGACGCAAGATGGACGAGAGCACGGGCGAGTACATAAGGAAACATCTTGACAAGGTGCGTGTGCCGCTTGCGCTCGAGCTGGGGCACACGATTCTGAGCGTCGCCGACGTGATACAGCTCTCCGTGGGCGATGTGATAAAACTGGACGAGGGGTTGGACGACCCCCTGGAAGTCCGGGTCGGCAACATGGTGAAGTTCAAGGCCGTGCCGGGTACGGCGAACGGCAACTTTGCGGCGGAGATAACCGAGATAGTACGTGCCGAGGACGAGGCCGAACCGGAGGAGATCCCCCGCGAGGAAGGAGGCGCAGGCGATGATTGA
- a CDS encoding flagellar basal body-associated FliL family protein, with product MKRMMILSLVGVLLFSLGFGGGMMAGRLWLTPEGSTPSNVEEPGPVFFVGDFIANLTGTGNHVANFKLSLETSGPKAFEMVASASWVARIRNEVVLLVKDRVFDELTTAEGIMKLAEDIKRTANSMMPTIKGKAPVVRVLFEGFILQ from the coding sequence ATGAAGCGGATGATGATCCTGTCTCTTGTAGGGGTATTGCTGTTTTCCTTGGGTTTCGGCGGCGGCATGATGGCCGGAAGGCTCTGGCTGACGCCCGAGGGCTCGACTCCGTCCAACGTGGAGGAGCCAGGCCCGGTCTTCTTCGTTGGCGACTTCATCGCGAACCTGACGGGGACGGGAAATCACGTGGCCAACTTCAAACTGTCGCTTGAGACCAGCGGGCCCAAGGCGTTCGAGATGGTGGCGTCGGCGAGCTGGGTGGCGCGCATTCGCAACGAGGTCGTCCTGCTGGTGAAGGACAGGGTCTTCGACGAGCTGACGACCGCCGAGGGGATCATGAAACTGGCCGAGGATATCAAGAGAACCGCGAACTCCATGATGCCGACGATAAAAGGCAAGGCGCCCGTGGTGCGGGTCCTGTTCGAGGGTTTCATCCTGCAGTAG
- a CDS encoding flagellar motor protein MotB, producing MARKKKEESQPGAPLWLLTYGDMVTLVLTFFVLLYSMSSIDVQKFELMILSFQGAMGFLPGGKTVQQDSSVFGGQTSQSAGESPKTSTEMQQVARNLRNYLRAEGLEKEIEVRVDQRGVTVSLSDQFLFDSGRADLKPEGMRVMYKIAEFVKDVIPAVAVEGHTDSVPLLGGIYRDNWGLSAARAAAVVSYLDSRAGFDPQKLQAVGYGPSRPLVPNDTPEHQALNRRVDIVFLSKYPKQ from the coding sequence ATGGCGCGGAAGAAGAAGGAAGAGTCACAGCCCGGCGCCCCTCTGTGGCTGCTCACCTACGGTGACATGGTCACGCTGGTGCTGACCTTCTTCGTGCTTCTGTACTCGATGTCGTCCATAGACGTACAGAAGTTCGAGCTGATGATCCTCTCATTCCAGGGCGCTATGGGATTCCTGCCCGGGGGAAAGACAGTGCAGCAGGATTCGTCAGTGTTCGGAGGGCAGACGTCTCAGAGCGCAGGCGAGTCGCCCAAGACCAGCACGGAGATGCAGCAGGTCGCCAGGAATCTGCGCAACTACCTGCGAGCCGAGGGCCTTGAGAAGGAGATCGAGGTCCGGGTCGACCAGAGGGGGGTCACCGTCTCGCTGTCCGACCAGTTCCTGTTCGACTCCGGGCGCGCAGACCTGAAGCCCGAGGGTATGAGGGTCATGTACAAGATCGCCGAGTTCGTCAAGGACGTGATACCGGCCGTAGCCGTGGAGGGGCACACCGACTCGGTACCTCTCCTGGGCGGAATATACCGCGACAACTGGGGGCTGTCGGCCGCGCGCGCTGCCGCGGTGGTCTCCTATCTAGATAGTCGAGCAGGGTTCGATCCGCAGAAGCTTCAGGCTGTGGGCTACGGCCCAAGCAGGCCCCTGGTCCCGAATGACACGCCGGAGCACCAGGCCCTTAACCGCAGAGTGGACATAGTGTTTCTGTCGAAGTATCCGAAACAGTAG
- a CDS encoding flagellar hook protein FlgE has product MLRSLMSGVSGARGHQTFLDVVANNIANVNTVGFKKSNITFQDLLYQTHRGAMPPAEGRGGVNSIQVGLGVRVAAIETIHTQGNINFTGGNTDVAIQGEGYFVVMDGNSRLFTRGGNFTVDSENKIVQSGTGYRVQGYQMVPDPNDPTKFNRSSTLTDVTIPIGSKMEARATQTVGFRCNLDSRSAVVEPADWDPATWDPYADPPMDPPPAASSHRSQIEIYDSLGNPHELIVQWVHTGDPADNEWSWVAYLTDGNPPFIDRGVLNFGPDGKPVAGAVTQPQVTIDFTALGAASSDIVLDFAGESFEKPPIEGVTQYGSPFTTKGYYQDGCSMGVMDSFAVSADGTVMATYDNGQNVPMFRLALATFVNASGLTKVGDTVFRESSNSGLARIGVPMEDGAGALIGGALEMSNIDLTEEFTRLILAQRGFQANARVINTSDQVLEEQINIKR; this is encoded by the coding sequence ATGCTTCGATCTTTAATGTCGGGCGTGTCGGGCGCCAGGGGGCATCAGACCTTCCTGGACGTCGTCGCTAACAATATAGCGAACGTCAACACAGTGGGCTTCAAGAAGTCCAACATCACCTTCCAGGACCTGCTCTACCAGACCCACAGGGGCGCCATGCCCCCGGCGGAGGGCAGGGGCGGGGTGAACTCGATCCAGGTCGGCCTCGGGGTCCGCGTCGCGGCCATCGAGACGATCCACACCCAGGGGAACATCAACTTCACCGGAGGCAACACGGACGTAGCCATCCAGGGCGAGGGCTACTTCGTCGTCATGGACGGCAACAGCAGGCTCTTCACCAGGGGGGGCAACTTCACCGTGGACTCGGAGAACAAGATTGTCCAGTCGGGGACCGGGTACAGGGTCCAGGGCTACCAGATGGTGCCGGACCCCAACGACCCGACAAAGTTCAACAGGAGTTCCACCCTTACGGACGTAACCATCCCGATCGGCTCCAAGATGGAGGCGCGCGCCACCCAGACCGTGGGCTTCAGGTGCAACCTCGACAGCAGATCGGCTGTCGTCGAACCCGCAGACTGGGACCCGGCCACGTGGGACCCGTACGCCGACCCGCCCATGGACCCGCCGCCTGCCGCCAGCTCCCACAGGTCGCAGATAGAGATCTACGACTCCTTGGGCAACCCGCACGAACTGATCGTGCAGTGGGTTCACACAGGAGACCCGGCGGACAACGAGTGGAGCTGGGTAGCATATCTGACTGACGGAAACCCGCCGTTTATCGATAGAGGAGTACTTAACTTCGGCCCCGACGGCAAACCCGTGGCGGGAGCAGTCACTCAGCCGCAGGTTACGATCGACTTCACCGCCCTCGGCGCGGCCTCGTCCGACATAGTCCTCGACTTCGCCGGAGAGTCATTCGAGAAACCTCCAATCGAGGGCGTTACTCAGTACGGCTCCCCCTTCACCACCAAGGGCTACTACCAGGACGGCTGCTCGATGGGCGTGATGGACAGCTTCGCCGTCTCGGCCGACGGCACAGTGATGGCCACCTACGACAATGGCCAGAACGTCCCGATGTTCAGGCTGGCGCTGGCCACCTTCGTCAACGCCTCCGGCCTCACCAAGGTGGGTGACACTGTCTTCAGGGAGAGCAGCAACTCCGGCCTCGCCAGAATAGGCGTTCCCATGGAGGACGGAGCGGGCGCGCTTATTGGCGGTGCGCTGGAGATGTCCAACATCGACCTGACGGAGGAGTTCACCAGGCTCATCCTGGCCCAGAGGGGCTTCCAGGCCAACGCCAGGGTGATAAACACCAGCGACCAGGTGCTGGAGGAGCAGATAAACATAAAGAGATAG
- the fliY gene encoding flagellar motor switch phosphatase FliY: protein MIDELLSQSEINALLSGGGLSEDGGAAADGDSGGLSPEQRSVLDDIANIFSSSVASVFGMLAGKEVTADIKQSEALSQEEFVAASEETPFAFRVQAGGLDDAPITVLSTQKCALTLADLMMGGEGTELPDEAGELYLNAAQEGLSQVVGAAFTSMSSLLAGKRLMPENVSSTLEEGDDWLPFPSNDAADMIWRVAVTLEIEGLGGFPLDILFPLDTAKSVADEVHAAVAEKPAAEPHAPQAAPPRPATAQPQAAPPPQQVQFDPGMAGTAPSFGNVYDQSSVDVRPAEFVPLMQRGVIGLGGRIELVADIPVRVTVELGRTRKNIADILSMTPGSVIELDKMAGEPVDVLVNSKLIAKGEVVVIDENFGVRITEIVTSAGRVHSPQQ, encoded by the coding sequence ATGATTGACGAGCTTCTTAGCCAGAGCGAGATAAACGCCCTTCTGTCGGGCGGCGGTTTGTCGGAAGATGGAGGGGCGGCCGCCGACGGCGACTCCGGAGGGCTCTCCCCCGAGCAGAGGAGCGTCCTCGACGATATAGCGAACATATTCTCCTCCTCGGTCGCCAGCGTCTTCGGGATGCTGGCCGGCAAGGAGGTAACGGCGGACATCAAGCAGTCAGAGGCCCTCTCCCAGGAGGAGTTTGTGGCGGCCTCCGAGGAGACGCCCTTCGCATTCCGCGTCCAGGCGGGCGGCCTTGATGATGCACCGATCACGGTGCTCTCGACGCAGAAGTGCGCCCTCACCCTGGCCGATTTGATGATGGGCGGCGAGGGGACCGAGCTTCCGGACGAAGCGGGGGAGCTCTACCTCAACGCAGCGCAGGAGGGCTTGAGCCAGGTCGTCGGAGCGGCCTTCACGAGCATGAGCAGCCTTCTGGCGGGCAAGAGGCTGATGCCGGAGAATGTCTCTTCCACCCTGGAGGAGGGAGATGACTGGCTTCCGTTCCCGTCGAACGACGCGGCGGACATGATATGGCGGGTGGCGGTGACCCTTGAGATCGAGGGCCTGGGTGGCTTCCCGCTCGATATTCTTTTTCCGCTGGATACGGCGAAGAGCGTGGCGGACGAGGTACACGCCGCAGTGGCCGAAAAGCCCGCGGCAGAGCCGCATGCGCCGCAGGCGGCACCCCCGCGGCCGGCCACCGCTCAGCCACAGGCGGCACCGCCGCCCCAGCAGGTACAGTTCGACCCGGGAATGGCAGGCACCGCTCCGTCTTTCGGAAATGTGTACGACCAGTCCTCGGTAGACGTGAGGCCCGCTGAGTTCGTGCCCTTGATGCAAAGGGGCGTCATCGGACTCGGAGGAAGGATCGAACTGGTAGCCGATATCCCCGTAAGGGTTACTGTAGAGTTGGGAAGAACAAGGAAAAATATCGCGGATATATTGAGCATGACTCCCGGTTCCGTGATAGAATTGGACAAGATGGCGGGCGAGCCGGTCGATGTTCTTGTCAACAGCAAGCTGATAGCCAAAGGCGAAGTGGTGGTTATCGACGAGAATTTCGGCGTCCGTATCACGGAGATTGTGACATCCGCCGGTCGAGTCCATTCACCGCAGCAGTGA